The nucleotide window TGGAAGGCTGAGGGGAAGGACGCATCATGGCACGCATTCTCATCATCGGCGGGCACGGCAAGGTCGCGTTGCGGCTCGAGCGGATCCTGTCGGATCGGGGCGACACGGTGGATGCCGTGATCCGCGACCCCGGGCAGGCGCTCGACGTCGAGGCGACCGGGGCGTTCGCCGTCGTCGCCGACGTGGAGCAACTCGACACCGCGGGGCTGGCCGCCGTCATCGCCGGCCACGATGCCGTGGTCTGGTCGGCCGGGGCCGGCGGCGGCAATCCGGCCCGCACCTACGCCGTCGATCGCGATGCGGCGATCCGTTCGATGGACGCCGCCGCCGAGGCGGGGGTGACGCGGTACGTGATGGTGTCGTACTTCGGTTCCTCGCCCGACCACGGCGTCTCGCCCGAGAACTCCTTCTACGCCTACGCCGAGTCGAAGGCCGCCGCCGACGAGCACCTGCGGGCGAGCGCGCTGGACTGGACCGTGCTCGGCCCGGGGAGCCTCACCGACGACCCCGGAACCGGCACGATCGACGCGAAGGCGACGGCGAGCGGGCGCGTCTCGCGCGACGACGTCGCCCGGGTCGCCGCCGAGGTGCTGGCCCGTCCGGAGACGGCGCACCGCACGATCCGCTTCAACGCCGGCTCGACGCCGATCGCCGACGCC belongs to Agromyces archimandritae and includes:
- a CDS encoding SDR family oxidoreductase — translated: MARILIIGGHGKVALRLERILSDRGDTVDAVIRDPGQALDVEATGAFAVVADVEQLDTAGLAAVIAGHDAVVWSAGAGGGNPARTYAVDRDAAIRSMDAAAEAGVTRYVMVSYFGSSPDHGVSPENSFYAYAESKAAADEHLRASALDWTVLGPGSLTDDPGTGTIDAKATASGRVSRDDVARVAAEVLARPETAHRTIRFNAGSTPIADALG